A region of the Roseiflexus sp. RS-1 genome:
TCTGCCGGAATGAGACGCAGCGGCTCCTCGTGCATCGGGCACTTTTCCCACTCCGACTCCGGCACCTGGCGCCAGTCCCAGTTCTCGGAGTCGATCGTCCCCATGTACCAGTCGAACGTATAGAGCGCGCCGGCTTCCGTCTTCGAGTAGTGCTCAAGCCCGCGCTTCAGACGCCGGACAATGGTGGACTTTGACGAACCAACCGGACCGTGGAGCAGCAAGACGCGCTTCTCGGTGCCATACCCCTGCGCCGCTGCTTTGAAAAAGTTGACCAGGCGCATCAGCGGGATTTCGAGACCGAAGATCGCATCATCAATATCGAACGACGGATCGCTGAAGAAGTGATACCGGATCAACTTCTTCTTGGCATCGATAAACTCTTCGTACCCATACGACATGATCATGTCGTAGATACGCTGGAATGCATTGCGCGTCACCTTCGGGTTCCGGGCAACGATATCCAGATAATCGCCGAAGGTGCCGGTCCAGTTCAGTTCACGGAACTTTTTGAGATCCTGGAGCTCGACCACCCGCTGCAGCAACGAAACGCCGCTCTGGATTGTCATGAATGATCCTCCTGGTTTGATGCCGCTCTTCGCGTCGCCCGCGAATGCCTGCGGCACAATGGACCGAATGCAATAGTGTGTGCTATTGCCGCCGGTCGGGTATCTGTGGTCCTGATAACGTGCATTGACTTCCAAACTGTAGATATGGTGCGCTGCCCCGACGAAGAGATGCGGCTAACCGCAGATATTTGCACCCGCTGGCTGCTGCACCTGTACAGCTAGACATCTCAGGGGGCGGGTAGGAGGCCTGGTTTTCCAGGTGTTGATCATTATAGCAATCCGTCTATCGAGCGTCAAGGGATGAGAACAGGAAAATTGGCGGATCGCAAAACAAATTTTCGCCAGCCTGCTACGCTGCCTGATGCGAAGCGGGGAACACTCGCACAATATCGCCGATCCCGGCGCCCAGCGTTTGCGCCGCGCTGCCGTTGCGCACCGCGATCTCCAGATGATCGCTGCTGCCGATCAGTGCGACCAGCGCGCCAATCGCGACATCGGCGTAGGTCCGGTACAACCCCTCGATGCGCTGCCCGATCAACTGGGCGGTCATGCGCTCGCCAATGCCCGCCTCCTGCAAATGCTTGAGTGTGATGTTGGTAATACAGTTGCCAAAATGGTCGATATGAATGATGCGACCCACCAGCTCGCCATGCCGTCCGCGCGACGGTTGTTCGAGTGCAGCTTCGACAATCTCCGCACGCCGCTCACCAAACTGTGCTGGCGGAACCCCAAGCGCCAGATGCGCCGCCACCGGTGCAAAGACATCACGCCCGTGGAAGGTGCTGCTGACGTAGGGCAACCAGTAGCGCGGCTCGGTCAGATCGTAGACGGCGCAGTGCTCCGTGCCCCACTGCGAGATCGCTTCGCGCCATACATACGTCAGGACGCCGTTGTCCGGCGCCACGTACACGGCATTCGGCGTCGTGAGAATGATGCGTCGTCGTTTGCTTCCCACCCCCGGATCGACCACCACCACGTGAATCGTTCCCGGCGGAAAAAACGCCCCGAACGTCTGAACGATATACGCCGCCTGATGGATGTCCTGCGGTGCGATCTGATGCGTGATGTCCACAATCGTTACGTTGCGCGCAATTCCCAGAATAACTCCCTTCATAATGCCGACATAACTATCGGACAGCCCGAAGTCGGTTGTTAATGTAATGATCCCCGATGGCTGCATATCCCACCTCATCAACGGCGTTCGATCTCCGCCTGTAATCGACTGATCTCCGCTTCCGTGTCAGAAAGATCGCGTTGAGTCGTCAACAGGAGCTCGTGCTGTGCATACACGAAACGGGTGTAGGGTTCAATGGCATCGCGGATGCGTGTGATCATACGATCGCATTCGGTGTTGAACTGGCGTTCCATTGTTTCGGCGAGCGTCTCGTGCAGGTCGGCGACGCGCTGATGGAACTGCCGCTTGATCTGGCGACGTTTGTTAGGAATCAGGTACAACCCGCCAACTGCCAGCAACCCGGCAACCAGCACACCCGTGACATCGAGCATCGCGCCGTGCAACAGCAGCACGAGCAGCGTTCCAATCCCCACCGCGCCTGCCCCAACCAGCGTCGAGCCAGCGATTGCCGCCTGCACTTCCGCCGTCAACGCCTGCGCCTCAGCCTCGCGGTCGTAGGTGGCAATGACCTTTTCCGCCTCACGAGCGACCGATTCGATCAGCGCGGCTCGATTGTACTCGAATGTTGCGCCAATCTCGCCGATCAATCCGCTGCGTTGTTGCACCGCCCGTTCCCGCCGCAGATAATCCATCACTCCCTGCCACATGCGCAGATTCTTTTCCACCATCCAGTCGATCAGCGCCTGTAAACGCGCTTCGATCTGCTGCGGCACGTCGGCGACGATGTCGCGCGCAAACGCCTCGCTGATCTCTTGCTGATGGCGCACCAGGTTGAACAGGTTGCTGACGCGGATGGTCTCGTCGAAGAATCGTATGCCGCGCAACTCGAACTCGTTGAGAATGTTGGCGACTTCAGCCCGGTGACGCTCGAAATCTTCGGTCAGATCGCGCCGGAACAGGTCGAGTTGTCGCTCGATGTTGTCGATGGCAGCCACATCCTCACGCAACGCGGATAGACGATCCTCGACGGCGAGCAGGTATCGCTCTGCCAGCCGACGCGCCACACCCAGCGGCGAGAGAAGTTTCAACCGCACCCGCTCCTCTTCATCAAGGGTGGTGACAATGTACTGCTCGACAGCCGGAAACCGACTGGCTTCCCACAGCGCCTGATCATCAGTGTCGCGCGCCTGACGCGCCAGACGCGCCGAGACCGGAAATATCCGGGGGCGCATGCCGAACAAATCCTCAGCGTGCCTGCCAACAAATGCGACGACCTCCGCCAGACCGGCATCGTCGAGCAGGTCAGCTTTGTTGATAATCAGCACCACCTTCTTCCCCCAATCGCGGATGAGTTCCAGAAAGGCGCGTTCGCTGGCGGAAAACGGTTGACCGGCAGACGTTACGAACAGCACCAGGTCGGCGCGCGGGATGAAATTGTGCGTCAGTTCTTCGTGGCGTCGGATGATGGCATTCGTACCGGGCGTATCGACAATTGCCATACGGCGCAGCACCTCAGCCGGGAAGCGATGCTCCACCAGAAACGCACTGCTCACCGTTTCACCTGGCGTATCGCCGTAACGCAGGATGGTGATCCGGTCGGTGGTGGGCGTGACACCCTCCGCCACCACTGGCGCGCCAAGCAGCGCATTGATGAAACTCGACTTGCCGGAGTTGTATTCGCCCGCCACCACCAGCAAAAAGAGTTCATCCAGATGGGTGATCGTATCGTCCAGAATACGCATATCGCCCGGCGCCACATCGACCCCAAAGCGGTGCAGTGCAGTGCGTAACGCTGCTAGCGCCGCACGGATCTCTTCGAGCAACGCTTCCTGGCGCTCGGTCAGCAAGGTGCGGCGGGTAAGGAATGGCGTCATACCGGTGCTCACTTATGCATCGGGCGCCGGCTGCTCATCAAGGTACCGCTTGAGCAGCACGACCAGGCGGCTCAGATCGTCGATCCGGGCACGCATGTGCCCGATAATCACGGCGCGCTCACGCTCATCGAGAGAATCGGCTGCCAGCCGACTCACCTGATCGCCGAGGGCGCTGACCGGTGTGTACAGTTCGTGCAGCAGGAGCGCCAGCGTCTGCGTTGTGGTCAAATCAGCCCAGGGATGCGTATCAGACGCCTGATGATGCTCAGTCATCGGTTTTCTCCCCACGAGACGACGCGCGGTTGTCGGCAGGCATCTGGCAGAACTGATCGAACCATTCCAGGATGCGACGCATGTGATCGGCACGATGGTCTGGCTCGCCGGTGCGCGTGAGTTCGTGCCCCTCGCGCGGGTAGCGCACAAACTCAACGACCTGCTTCCGCCGACGCAGAAATGCGAACAACTGCTCCGCCTCACTGATCGGCACGCGATAGTCGCGTTCGGCATGCAGGATGAGCAGCGGCGTCGTGATGCGATGGGCGTATGCCAGCGGCGAATGCCGCCAGAGCAACGCATGGTTCTCCCACGGGAAGCCTTCAAATGTCAGTTCGACCAGTTCGTGCGCATCACTGGTGCTGTGCTGCGTCAGCAGGTTGTACACCCCGCGCGCCGCCGCAGCGCAGGCGAAGCGATCACTGTGCGCAATCAACCAGACCGTCATGTACCCGCCATACGAACCGCCGGTGACGGCAATGCGACGCGGGTCGATATAGCCGCGCGCAAGCAGTGCATCAATGCCGGCATGGATGTCGGGGGCATCGGCAAACCCCCAGTTCGACTGCGTGGCAAGACGCCAGGCGTTGCCGTACCCATCCGAGCCACGCGGATTGCAGAAGAATACGACATACCCACGGGCAGCGGCAACCTGCCATTCATGCCACATGCTGCGCACCCCCGGTCCCCACATCAGATGCGGACCGCCATGGATGTAAACGGCAAGCGGATACCCGCCCGGACGCGCGGGATCAAAGTCGGACGGATGGATCACCCATCCCTGAACCTTCTGACCATCGGGCGCGGCGTAGATCAGTTCTTCATACGGCGCAACGATCCGTTCCTCCAGCAATGGTGCGTTGAACGCCGTCAACCGCCGTTCAACCCCAACCGGATCATGGACATACAACTCACACGGATTGGCGGCATCACCGGCCACGAAAGCGACCGTTCCATCTGTACCGACATCACATTCGGCGATCAGACGGTCGCCAGGCATCTGATCAAGGCGCTGACATCCACTGCCATCCAGCGCAACCCGCCACAAAGGTTGCGCACCGCGGTACGCAGCAAGGCACAGCAACCCATCACCGTCCGGCAACCAGTCGAAAGCTTCGATGCTCAGGTCGGTCGCAGCGGTCAGATCGCGCAGCGCGCCGCCGGATGCATCCATTACCGCCAGTAATGTTCCAGCCGAGAACGGCTGTCCCTCCGGCGCGCGCAGACACGCAATCAATCGTCCATCCGGCGAGGGACGCGGGTTCCAGTACGTGAAGCCAGGAGCGGTCAGGCGCTGTGGTTCAGCGCGCCCTTCGGGCATCACCGGCACACGGAGCACATCAAAGAAGAAGAATTGCGAGTCTCCTTCCGGATTGCGCGTCGCCGTCGTGAGGAGCGCCTGCCCATCGGGCATCCACACCGGCGCGCCGAAATCGAGGTCAGCATCGGTGATGCGGCGTGGCTGCGGCGCCGGATCATCATCGTCCTCCGGCACGTCGATCAGATAGATCTGCGCATACCGGTCGTCGAAAAAATCGACTCCGGCACGGTAGGGCAGGCGACGCACCACGCGCGGGTCGAAGCGGCGCTCCTCTTCGTACTTACGGCGCTCGGCGATCTGCTTGCGGGTAAACTCATCGGGCGGCGTCGGCTCCGACTCGCCTGCATCTTCACGCGCACGTTCAGCGGCATTCAATCGGGAAAGAAAGGCGATCCAGCGCCCATCGGGACTCCACGCCGGATGGCTGACCCCTTGCGGCAGCGAAGTCAGGCAGCGCGACTCGCCTCCATCGCGGCGAATGACATACAGTTGTGGCGTCTGATCTCCACGTCCTCTAACGAACGCCAGCCAGCGGCCATCAGGACTCCAGCGCGGCGACGTGTCATTCACCCCGGACGTAAACCGGCGCGGAGGACCTCCATCGGTGGGCGCAATCCAGATCGCACGACGGTTGGCGTTTGCCGGACGATCGATGGTGACGCGCACAAACGCAACCACACGGCCATCCGGACACACCTGCGGGTCTTCCAGCCAACCCAGGCGATAAAGATCTTCGACAGTAAACGGAGAGGCAGTGTTTAGCACGGATGCTCCCTGTAGCAGGTCAATCGTTCAATTCCCATTTCGGGCGCCGACGTGAACCGCGATGTCGCCGCACCCAAAGCGCAGGTATGCACCCGATAGACATTAGCGATCCTGCCACGCAGGGACATCGAACGGCGTGGAGGAGCGGCGCAATGAGCGAAATGTCTGGCGGTCAACCGCGCTTTCGCCCAGGAAGTAGAGAACGCCTGCCGGAACGTCGTAGCGATAGCGCTGACGCATCCAGCGCCCCTCTGCTCCCTGACGCAGCACATCGATCAGCCAGGCAGCGGCGTGTTCATCATACCGTTCGTTAATAATCCAGACAAATTCATCGCGGCGAAAGGTGCGCGCCATGCGCTGCCGTGCATCGTTCAAACTTTCCTCCGGTGTCGGCGGCTCGATGCTCGACGGCAGGCCATTGCGCGATGCGAGCAAAGCAGACATACATGTTCTCCCACACCATCATCGTGTTGGCGGAACCATTATACCACTCTGCTGCGTCGATTGACGCGCATGGCGCGCTCGTGCTACAATAGGGGTGCGCCGGCGTAGCTCAGCTGGCAGAGCAACTGTCTTGTAAACAGTAGGTCGCGGGTTCGAATCCCGCCGCCGGCTCCACGTAAGCGGAACCCCTGAGGAATCTCAGGGGTTTTGTATTTCGCAATTGCGCGTCTGCCCCGATACTGCCGGAGGCGACTACTATGCCGCACTCAACCATGACAATGCCTGATACGACCCCGATGCAAAAACGTACCACCGTGTCACCGTGTCACACGAGGCGCCCACTTCCGGCGGAGCATTCAACCCTATCCAACAGAACCCATCTTCTTGAGAACTGTGCTCCACCTCTCCGCGCCTCCTGTCCAGATTGGTGAAAAAGGCGCCTGCCTTGCATCTTCTTGAGAACTGCGCTCCACCTCTCCGCGCCTCCGCTCCTCCGCGTGAGCATATCCGATGCACGCGGCGCCGCAGATCACGCAGAGGGATGCTGGCATGACGTGGAAGGCGCGGTCAGCGCCAGAAGCGTGCGATCAGGTTGACGATCACCGTCAGCAGCAGGCTGAGGATCAGCATCGTTCCGATCGGGATAAAGATCCGCACGTTTTCGCGCTCGATCAGAATATCACCCGGCAGGCGTCCCAACCACGTCACCCGACCCGCCACAAGAAACACCACGCCGACCACGATCAGCAGCACACCCATCCCTATCAGGAGGCGTCCGATATCACCCATCACGCACCTCCCCCATTGCGTTGCACAGGTTACAGACCAACATTCATGATACGGGTTATGCGTCGGGGTGCAACATGCTCATGAAGATTGAGCACTTATAGCAGTTCCCATAGAGGTTGAACCAATTTGGACAAGGTTGAACGCTCCCAGAATCGCGCGCCTCACACGGCGACCGAAATGATGGAGATTGAAAATTAAATCCGCTCTACCGCGCTAGCCGTGGGGCTGAAGCCCTCGGCTAACCAGGGCAAAGCCCGCCTGCGCGGGCTATACCGGATTATTTCTTCAAAGACCATAATTTCGGTCTACGAGAGAAGCAATCCGACATCGTCCGTCGTCGGACGTGACTCCGCTTGTGCGGGCTGATGGAGATTGAGAATTTAATCCGCTATACCGAACCAGCCGTGGGGCTGAAGCCCTCGGCTATGGAATGCGAAGCCCGCCTGCGCGGGCTGTAGCGGAATAATTACTCAAAGACCATAAGCCCTCCCTGAGCGCATGGAAGCCCCTGCGGGGCTGGCGTTTCAGTCATCCTTGCCATACGCTGGCAGGACCTGGGTTGATCTAGCCCATAGGGCTTGCCCGACCTTAGCCAGGGCTTATGAAGATTGAGAAATAAATCCGGTATGCGCCTCTTGCCGTGGGGCTGAAGCCCTCGGCTATGGAATGCGAAGCCCGCCTGCGCGGGCTGTAGCGGAATAATTACTCAAAGACCATCAGCCCGCCGGAGGCGAAGACGGAACGTTCCAGAAATCCAGTCAAGGGTTCAACGTATCTGAGAACTGCTATAATCCGGTATTCGCCCTTGCCGTCGGGCTAAAGCTCTCGGCTATCCAGGGCAAAGCCCGCCTGTGCGGGCGAGAGCAGGTTATCGCTCAACAACCATTAGCAGGGATGCTCCTGGTAGGGAGGCGTGCGGCGTTTGTCGTGTACCTTGACTATCGTTGGTGTCTGCCATGTCGCACGAGGTGCATGCTTCCGGTGGGTCACACTGTTCACACCTGAGATAACACACGCACCTGGGAACGAGGGCATCCTGCCATCGTTGCGTCTACGAGGGCATCTTGCCCTCGTAGAGGAGAAATGTGACCACTTACTTCCGGTGGGATGTTCAATCGTGTCCGGTCTGTCCAGCTGTTACCCCTACAGCGTCACGACACGCGCCGACTCAGGGCATAGGCAATCCCTTGCTGAAGGGTTGGTTTTGCCACCATTTCGCGCATTTCAGCACCGATGTGGACGAGGGTCTGCGCGATCTCCGGGCTGATACCCGTCAGCACGACCTGTGCACCAAGCATGCGCGCCGCCTGCGCCGCACGGATCAACGCGCCGGCAACCTGAGTATCCACCACCTTCACACCGGTAATGTCGAGGATGGCAATATCGGCGCCGTGCTCAGCAATCCCCTGGAGAAGCGCCTCCATAATCTGCTGCGCGCGCATGGTATCGATCGTGCCGATGATCGGCATGGCAACCACCCCGTCGGCGATCGGCATGAGCGGCGTGCTCAATTCGCGCAATGCCGCCTGCTGCGCCTGAATGATCTGCTCCTGCATCGCCTGACGCTCGCGCTCAGCGCGCCGCTGCTTTGTCATATCGCGCGACAACACGAGAACATCGTTGTTGCTCAGCACCATGCGCGCTTCAAAATCACGGATCTGATCGTTGATCAAAACCTGATATTCATAGGTCTGCATCTCGTGGGTGCGTTTGAGCGCCTCCATATTCGTGATGACCTGTTCCGCCAGATGCGGCGGCAGGACTTCAGAAACATTCCGGTTAAGGAATGCTTCAGGCGGGAGAATGAGATCGCCGCTGCTGTCTGCTTTGTAGTCCAGGAAGACGCCATCGGGAGTGAGCAGGAACATCAGATCGGGAATGGCGTTGAGCAACGCGCGGTTGCGCTGCTCGCTGGCGCGCAGGCTCTCCTCTGCCTGTAACTGTTCGGTGATGTCACGGTTGATCGACGCGAAGCCGATCAGGTTGCCATGCCCATCGTGCAATGCCAGCGCCGACGCCTGCACGGTGACGATCGAACCATCGCTGCGCAGATAGCGGATCATCTCGCGTGGCGCGCCACCCTGGATCACCTGTTGGGCAATGGTGCTCAATAGATCCAGATCATCAGGATGCGTGATTTCCGGCACCTTCATCCCGATCAGACTAGAGTATCCAAGCATGGTAGCAAAAGCAGGGTTGGCATACGTCAACACCAGATCGGTATTTGCGATGCCGATCCCGTCAGGGGCATTTTCCACCAGCAACTTGAAGGTGCGCAGTTCTTCTTCCTGCCGCTTCAGTGCGGTAATATCCTCGTACATGCCCAGAACGCCGATAACCTCGCCATCGCGGCGCAGCGGTACTTTGTTGGTGCGCAGCCAGATTGTCGAACCATCACTACGCGTCAATTGTTCTTCGATATTGAATCTGGGTCCGTGGGTGATCACGGCGCGATCATCTTCCTGATACCCGGCTGCCTGTGCTTTCCACGGCATCTCAAAGTCGGTCTTGCCGATTACTTCGTCAACCGAGGACAGTCCGGCATCGACGAGAAAACGGTGGTTACACCCCAGGAAACGCAACTCGTGATCCTTCCAGAACACAGCCTGCGGCAGGTTGTCGATCACCAGTTGCAACATGGTGCGACTCTCGCGTAGTTCACTGCGCAACTGATGAAGTGTGCCAATATCGTATGCGATCGATGTTGCGCGCTGAACCTGTCCCTGCTCATCGTAATGCAGGGTGATCGACCAGAGCATATGAAAAACCTGGCCGTTGCGATGCACCACACGGTTCTCGATGGTCACTGCACGTTCGTGTCGTTGCACCCAATCGATGAATGCCTTCTGCGTGTATTCGAGATCGTCTGGGTGCACGAATTCGAGTGATGACCTGCCAATGCACTCCTCCGGCGCGTATCCGAAGACCCGTTGCGCCACAGGATTCACATACGTGAAGAGACCATTTGCGTCCACTTCGGTGATGAGCAGATCGGTATCCTCAACGATAGCGCGGAAGCGCGCCAGATTGCGATCCAGTTGCGCCACCTGTTCGCGCAGACGCTCATGCTCCGCCAGCAGCGCCGTCAGATCGGAGGTTGTGTCGGTGCTCATAACTTGCTCCTGTGTGGCTATGACTATGTTGACGCATGTGCGATGATCATTGCGAGGCAGCGCGGCTGAACACACAACCTGCCAGGGCAAAGGGCGACGTGGCGCTCCGGGGACCTGCCTGCACCCGGGGCAGGCGGGAACAGATACGAGTATAGCAGAGGAGGGTTGCTCAGGCAACCTGGGTCTACGTATGATATGCGTCTTCTACATACGCGGGCGACGATTGCGCGCAGCAAGCCACCAGAGCACACTGCCGCCAACAACCAGCACGCCAAGACCGCCAGCCGCCCCCAGCGCCAGATAGAACACCACTGACATCGATTCCTGTGACACCAGCGTCGAAGCAGATGGCTCAGGTTGTCGGTTGAGGCGCTCATCGAGCAGGTAGCGCCAGGTTCCGAAACTCTGCGCTCCGGTCAGCACATCGCCGCGCTCTGGACCGCCGGGCCAGCGCAGAATGTAGGCGGGCGTACCCCGCAATCCGCGATTGCGCGCCTCTTCCACATCAGCAGCAATCGCGCGATCAGTTGCAGGGTTGCGTACACATTGCTGAAGAGCATTGCCATCCAGACCGAGTTCATCGCCATACCGCTGAAAGACGCGCTCCGATGACGATGGATTGCCGCCCCATTCACCATCGATGTACCCCTGAAATAAACGTTGATGCATCGACCAGAACTGCCCCTGTTGCGCAGCGCAGTGCGCATACGCGGCGGCGACACGCCCTGCTGGATGCTGTGGCAGCGGGTTATCGCGGTAGAGATAGTAGACTTTGCCGGTCTCGATGTATTCTGCAATCAGTTGCGGTTTGGTATCGCGGACGAAGGAGGCGCATGCCGGGCATTCATAGTCGCTGTACTCGATGATGACCAGCGGCGCCCTGGGATCGCCGAGTCCACGCGGATCGACGTCGCTCTGCGCCTGCGCCACACCCTGCGCCAGCGGGATGACGGCGAGCAGGCACATGAGGAATGCAACAACAGCATGCCAGCGTTGTCTCTTCATGCCCCACCTTATCCTGGCGACCGGAGAATAGACGTCATGTGCAGCGTGTGGCATGCACACGTTCGGTACTATTGTACCAGAACCGCAAGGATCGCCTTTATGGTTCTGCGGCAGATGCTCTGTCAGCGCTCGCCAGCATGTGGTGCACAATGTCTACCGCCTGAACGACGCCATCGTGCGCCTGTGGCGAGAGTGGCGCGCCGAGGGTGAAATCGATTGCCGGAATGCTGATGAGCCAGGCATCCGGCGACCGACCGTAGACTGCTCTGGCGAGTGCGAGCAATGCCCCGGGTGTGGCAACGTGACCGGCATACTGACCATCAGTTCGAGGCAGGACGTGGGTCACGCGCACCACCTGACACCCGCTCACATCGGCATCGAGAAAGACCGCCTCATGTGCCTGCGCCAGGATCGGCGCGAGTTCCGGCGTCAACTGGTGCACCGAAAGCACAGTGACATCCGGCAGATGAAGCGCGGCTATCGTGTCCGCCGCGACCCGCCCGGCTGCATCATCACCGCGCAGGTCGTTGCCGTAGCCAATGATGAGGTAGTGCATGCTTCAACCTTCAACCTTCCAACCTGCAACCTTCCAACCTGCAACCTGCAACCTTGCTCACCCCCGCCGCACCTCATCGAGCACCGTACCATCAGCGGCGACCAGTGTGAGCGTCAGCGGCATCGTTCCAGCGGCATGCGTCGAACAACTGAGACACGGATCGTAGGCGCGGATGCCTGCCTCCACCCGGTTCAACGCCCCTTCGCCGATCCGATCGCCGTGCACAAAGTGCCGCGCGATTTGGGCAATCGTCCGGTTCATCGCCAGATTGTTGTGTCCCGTGGCGATAATCAGATTGACGCGCTGGATCAAGCCGTGCGCATCGACGGTGTAGTGGTGGAAGAGGGTTCCGCGTGGCGCTTCGCTCACGCCGACGCCCTCAAACCGGTTGACTCCCGCTTCGGCGCGGAGGCGGGGCGAATCGAGATCAGGATCGTCGAGGATCAACGAAATGCGCTCCAGCGCCGCCAGAATCTCGATCAGGCGCGCGTAGTGGTAGTAGAACGACGATGTAGCGATACCCCCTGCACGCTGGCGCATCTCCCCCAGTTCGGCGTCTGCCAGCAGGGTGCCGATGCGGGTGCAGATATTGAGACGCGCCAGCGGACCGACGCGGTACATGCCGCCAGGGTAGCCACGTGGTCGGTAGTACGGCATCTTCAGGTATGACCACGGCTCGATCGCTTCGGCGATAATGTCGCGATAGCGCGATGGATCAACCTGATCGGCGATGATGGCGCCACCCGAATCAACCACACGCAAACGCCCATCGTAGTGCTCCCATTCACCGTTTGGTCCTACCAATCCCAGGAAAAGTGACGGGAAATTGCCAAATGTCGCAACTTCGTCGGCGTGGGTGTCGAGCAACGCCTTGAACCGACGTAGTGCATCGAGCACCGTGGCGCGCGCTTCGGGCAAGCGCTCAATGATCCCGGCGCGTTGTGCGGCGGTCGGCGCAGAGCGGACACCGCCCGGCACAGCCCACGCCGGATGGATTTTGCTGCCGCCGAGCAGAGCAATAATGTCCTGCCCCAGCTGGCGAAGCCGTATTCCGGCACGCGCCAGCGTCGGATCGGCAGCCATCAATCCAAAGACATTGCGCGTGGCGGGATCGCTGTCGAAACCGAGCAGCAGATCGGGCGCACTGAGATGAAAGAAACTCAGCGCGTGCGATTGCACGATCTGCCCCAGGTTCATCAGGCGGCGCAGTTTCTCCGCTGCTGGCGGGATCACTACCGAGAGGATCGCGTCACCTGCCTTCGCCGATGCCAGCAGATGGCTGACCGGGCAGATCCCGCAGATGCGCGCCGTAATGCCGGGCATTTCCCAGAATGGTCGTCCCTCGCAAAAGCGCTCAAACCCGCGAAACTCAGTCACATGGAAACGCGCCTCTGCCACGTTTCCGTCGTCGTCCAGATGGATGCTGATTTTCGCGTGTCCTTCGATCCGGGTGACCGGATCGATCAGGATGTGACGGGTCATAGGCGTCCTGAACCTTTTCAGCCGAACTTGATCATCTCGCGTCCGGTCAGATGAATGTCGCCACCGGCAAGTATCTGTTCCAGCAGTGCACGAATG
Encoded here:
- a CDS encoding SAM hydrolase/SAM-dependent halogenase family protein, with the protein product MQPSGIITLTTDFGLSDSYVGIMKGVILGIARNVTIVDITHQIAPQDIHQAAYIVQTFGAFFPPGTIHVVVVDPGVGSKRRRIILTTPNAVYVAPDNGVLTYVWREAISQWGTEHCAVYDLTEPRYWLPYVSSTFHGRDVFAPVAAHLALGVPPAQFGERRAEIVEAALEQPSRGRHGELVGRIIHIDHFGNCITNITLKHLQEAGIGERMTAQLIGQRIEGLYRTYADVAIGALVALIGSSDHLEIAVRNGSAAQTLGAGIGDIVRVFPASHQAA
- a CDS encoding DUF2905 domain-containing protein, which encodes MGDIGRLLIGMGVLLIVVGVVFLVAGRVTWLGRLPGDILIERENVRIFIPIGTMLILSLLLTVIVNLIARFWR
- a CDS encoding dynamin family protein, with amino-acid sequence MTPFLTRRTLLTERQEALLEEIRAALAALRTALHRFGVDVAPGDMRILDDTITHLDELFLLVVAGEYNSGKSSFINALLGAPVVAEGVTPTTDRITILRYGDTPGETVSSAFLVEHRFPAEVLRRMAIVDTPGTNAIIRRHEELTHNFIPRADLVLFVTSAGQPFSASERAFLELIRDWGKKVVLIINKADLLDDAGLAEVVAFVGRHAEDLFGMRPRIFPVSARLARQARDTDDQALWEASRFPAVEQYIVTTLDEEERVRLKLLSPLGVARRLAERYLLAVEDRLSALREDVAAIDNIERQLDLFRRDLTEDFERHRAEVANILNEFELRGIRFFDETIRVSNLFNLVRHQQEISEAFARDIVADVPQQIEARLQALIDWMVEKNLRMWQGVMDYLRRERAVQQRSGLIGEIGATFEYNRAALIESVAREAEKVIATYDREAEAQALTAEVQAAIAGSTLVGAGAVGIGTLLVLLLHGAMLDVTGVLVAGLLAVGGLYLIPNKRRQIKRQFHQRVADLHETLAETMERQFNTECDRMITRIRDAIEPYTRFVYAQHELLLTTQRDLSDTEAEISRLQAEIERR
- a CDS encoding PAS domain S-box protein, which codes for MSTDTTSDLTALLAEHERLREQVAQLDRNLARFRAIVEDTDLLITEVDANGLFTYVNPVAQRVFGYAPEECIGRSSLEFVHPDDLEYTQKAFIDWVQRHERAVTIENRVVHRNGQVFHMLWSITLHYDEQGQVQRATSIAYDIGTLHQLRSELRESRTMLQLVIDNLPQAVFWKDHELRFLGCNHRFLVDAGLSSVDEVIGKTDFEMPWKAQAAGYQEDDRAVITHGPRFNIEEQLTRSDGSTIWLRTNKVPLRRDGEVIGVLGMYEDITALKRQEEELRTFKLLVENAPDGIGIANTDLVLTYANPAFATMLGYSSLIGMKVPEITHPDDLDLLSTIAQQVIQGGAPREMIRYLRSDGSIVTVQASALALHDGHGNLIGFASINRDITEQLQAEESLRASEQRNRALLNAIPDLMFLLTPDGVFLDYKADSSGDLILPPEAFLNRNVSEVLPPHLAEQVITNMEALKRTHEMQTYEYQVLINDQIRDFEARMVLSNNDVLVLSRDMTKQRRAERERQAMQEQIIQAQQAALRELSTPLMPIADGVVAMPIIGTIDTMRAQQIMEALLQGIAEHGADIAILDITGVKVVDTQVAGALIRAAQAARMLGAQVVLTGISPEIAQTLVHIGAEMREMVAKPTLQQGIAYALSRRVS
- a CDS encoding S9 family peptidase; translated protein: MLNTASPFTVEDLYRLGWLEDPQVCPDGRVVAFVRVTIDRPANANRRAIWIAPTDGGPPRRFTSGVNDTSPRWSPDGRWLAFVRGRGDQTPQLYVIRRDGGESRCLTSLPQGVSHPAWSPDGRWIAFLSRLNAAERAREDAGESEPTPPDEFTRKQIAERRKYEEERRFDPRVVRRLPYRAGVDFFDDRYAQIYLIDVPEDDDDPAPQPRRITDADLDFGAPVWMPDGQALLTTATRNPEGDSQFFFFDVLRVPVMPEGRAEPQRLTAPGFTYWNPRPSPDGRLIACLRAPEGQPFSAGTLLAVMDASGGALRDLTAATDLSIEAFDWLPDGDGLLCLAAYRGAQPLWRVALDGSGCQRLDQMPGDRLIAECDVGTDGTVAFVAGDAANPCELYVHDPVGVERRLTAFNAPLLEERIVAPYEELIYAAPDGQKVQGWVIHPSDFDPARPGGYPLAVYIHGGPHLMWGPGVRSMWHEWQVAAARGYVVFFCNPRGSDGYGNAWRLATQSNWGFADAPDIHAGIDALLARGYIDPRRIAVTGGSYGGYMTVWLIAHSDRFACAAAARGVYNLLTQHSTSDAHELVELTFEGFPWENHALLWRHSPLAYAHRITTPLLILHAERDYRVPISEAEQLFAFLRRRKQVVEFVRYPREGHELTRTGEPDHRADHMRRILEWFDQFCQMPADNRASSRGEKTDD